A DNA window from Niabella yanshanensis contains the following coding sequences:
- a CDS encoding Cif family virulence factor, whose protein sequence is MKYWFLVLFIFNSCLINAQDSRDSVIRLINNLFDAMRNADAKQLTACFADSAILQTIIKSPSNTLIIRSSHANDFAAFISKEAKGNADERIKFEAIQIDGDLASVWTPYSFYYKGKFSHCGVNSFQLVRLTSGWKIQYLIDTRRKESCGYR, encoded by the coding sequence ATGAAATACTGGTTTTTAGTGCTGTTTATATTCAATTCTTGTTTAATAAACGCGCAGGACAGCCGGGATTCGGTTATCCGGCTGATCAACAACCTTTTTGATGCCATGCGTAACGCAGACGCAAAGCAGCTTACAGCCTGTTTCGCAGATAGTGCAATACTACAAACCATAATCAAGTCGCCTTCCAATACACTCATAATTCGCTCCAGCCATGCAAATGATTTCGCTGCATTTATAAGCAAAGAAGCTAAGGGGAATGCGGATGAAAGAATAAAGTTTGAAGCTATTCAAATCGACGGAGATTTAGCCAGCGTCTGGACGCCCTACTCTTTTTATTACAAAGGCAAATTCAGTCATTGCGGGGTCAATTCCTTTCAGCTGGTGCGACTGACATCTGGCTGGAAGATTCAATATTTAATAGATACCCGAAGAAAGGAAAGCTGTGGCTATAGGTAA